The Buchnera aphidicola (Cavariella theobaldi) DNA window ATACTAAAAATAAGAGATTTTATTATATTGTGAATATAAAAAAAAGTCTAGTATATATTATATACTAATTTTATATTATAAAATTGATATAATATCAATATATTTTAGAAAGTTAATATATTTCTCTATTTAAATTTTTTATGATGTATAAGGTAAATATTTTATGAAAATTCCGATTTATTTAGATTATGCTGCAACAACACCGGTAGAAGAAAAAGTTGCAAAAAAGATGATGCATTACTTAACACTAGATGGAACATTTGGTAACTCTGTCTCTCGCTCTCATAAATTTGGTTGGGATGCGGAAGAAGCAGTAGATGTTGCTCGAAACCAAATAGCAGAATTGATTAAAGCGGATTCACGTGAAATTATCTTTACTTCAGGAGCCACTGAATCGAATAATTTAGCACTTAAAGGTATTGCTTACTTTCATAAAAAAAAAGGCAATCATATTATAACGAGTCAAACTGAGCATAAATCTATTTTAGATACATGTAGATATTTAGAAAATGAAGGTTTTTTTATTACTTATTTGAAACCCAAAAATAATGGAATTATTGATCCAAATGATATAAAAAAAAATATAAAAAAAAATACAATACTTGTTTCTATTATGCATGTCAATAATGAAACGGGCATCATACAGGATATTAATAATATATCAAAAATATGCAGAAAAAATAATGTTTTTTGTCATATTGATGCCACACAAAGTGTCGGAAAAATAAAATTTGATTTAAATAATTCATGTATAGATTTGATGTCTTTTTCTGCCCATAAAATTTATGGACCTAAGGGAATTGGCTGTTTGTATGCTTGTCGTAAACCAAGAGTTCGTTTGTCACCTTTATTACATGGTGGAGGTCATGAACGTGGTATGAGATCAGGAACTTTAGCTGTTCATCAAATTATTGGTATGGGCGAAGCATGTTATTTAGCACAAAAAAAAATTGACGATGATTTTATTCATTTAACTAAGTTAAGAAATATTCTTTGGAATGGTATTAAAGATATTGAGGAAGTTTATTTGAACAGTGATTTAAAACAAGGTGCACCTCATATTTTGAATGTAAGCTTTAACTATGTTGAAGGCGAATCACTAATTATGGCATTGAAAGATTTAGCTATTTCTTCTGGCTCTGCTTGTACCTCTTCAAGTTTAGAACCTTCTTATGTATTAAAAGCATTAGGAATAAAGGATGAACTAGCACACAGTTCGATTCGTTTTTCCATTGGTCGCTTTACTACAAAAAAAGACATTGAATATGCTATTGAATTAGTTCATAAATCTATTGATAAATTACGTCAACTTTCTCCTTTATGGGAAATGTTTAAATCAGGAGTTGATTTAAATAGTATAGAATGGGATCATAATTAATATTCATAAAAATTTAAGGTTTTTATATGGCTTATAGTAAAAAAGTAATGGATCATTATGAAAATCCGCGTAATGTTGGATCTTTTTCTAGTTCAGATATAAATGTTGGAAGTGGATTAGTAGGGGCACCAGCTTGCGGTGATGTAATGAAATTACAAATAAAAGTTAATGCAGAGGGTATTATTGAAGATGCATGTTTTAAAACATACGGATGTGGCTCTGCAATAGCATCTAGTTCATTAGTTACTGAATGGGTCAAAGGAAAATCTATTCAAGAAGCTGAATCTATTAAAAATACAGCAATAGTAGAAGAATTAGAATTACCACCAGTCAAAATTCACTGTTCTATATTGGCAGAAGATGCCATTAAAGCAGCTATTTTTGACTATAAAAATAAAAAAATATAAATTTCTAATTAAATGTTGAAAGTATTGTCTCTTTCAACATTTAATAATTTGTATATATATTTTAAATATCTTAGGATTTTTATGGATTATTTTCAATTATTTAATTTACCAAAAAAAATAGAAATTAATAAAAAGTTACTCTCGAAAAATTTTTATAAACTTCAATTAATTTATCATCCTGATTTGTTTATTCATGCTTCTTGTTCAGAAAAAAAAAATATTTTAAAAAAATCTATAAATATTAATAAAGGTTATAAAATTCTACGGCATTTTTCGACCAGAGCTATATATTTATTGTCTTTAAATGGTATTAATATAAATCAAAAAAAAATATCTTTTAATAATCATATATTTTTATCAAAATATTTTTCTTTATATGAAGAATTAGATTATGTAAAAAATCATGATCATAATAAAGAAGCATACAATTCTTTTAATAAAAAAGTACAAAACCAAATACAAAAATATAAAGATAATATTATAATACAATTAAATAATAAAAATTGGATTGCTAGTGAAAAAATTATATTAAAATTATTGTTTGTTTTAAAAATAGAAAAAAGTTTAAAAAAATAAGATTTTTATTAAGACAAGTAAATGAGGATCTTTTTAAATGATTGTTATAAAAAATAAAGAAGATACAAAATTAACTATAGGAATTGATTTAGGTACTACGTATTCTTTGGTAGCTACAATAAATCAAAGATGCTCTGCTTTATTATTAGATCATAATAAAAATTTTTTATTACCATCAATAGTACATTATCAAAAAAACAATGTACTAGTCGGTTTTGAAGCGAAAAAAAAAATAATTGAAGATCCTATCAATACTATTAGTTCTGTTAAAAGATTAATGGGTCGCTCTATAGACTTTGTTCAAAAAAATTTTCCAGTATTACCTTATATTATCAAAGAAAATTATAATGGTGGTATTGAATTTCATACTAATTTTGGAATTGTAACACCTATCGATGTATCTAGT harbors:
- a CDS encoding IscS subfamily cysteine desulfurase; protein product: MKIPIYLDYAATTPVEEKVAKKMMHYLTLDGTFGNSVSRSHKFGWDAEEAVDVARNQIAELIKADSREIIFTSGATESNNLALKGIAYFHKKKGNHIITSQTEHKSILDTCRYLENEGFFITYLKPKNNGIIDPNDIKKNIKKNTILVSIMHVNNETGIIQDINNISKICRKNNVFCHIDATQSVGKIKFDLNNSCIDLMSFSAHKIYGPKGIGCLYACRKPRVRLSPLLHGGGHERGMRSGTLAVHQIIGMGEACYLAQKKIDDDFIHLTKLRNILWNGIKDIEEVYLNSDLKQGAPHILNVSFNYVEGESLIMALKDLAISSGSACTSSSLEPSYVLKALGIKDELAHSSIRFSIGRFTTKKDIEYAIELVHKSIDKLRQLSPLWEMFKSGVDLNSIEWDHN
- the hscB gene encoding Fe-S protein assembly co-chaperone HscB, producing the protein MDYFQLFNLPKKIEINKKLLSKNFYKLQLIYHPDLFIHASCSEKKNILKKSININKGYKILRHFSTRAIYLLSLNGININQKKISFNNHIFLSKYFSLYEELDYVKNHDHNKEAYNSFNKKVQNQIQKYKDNIIIQLNNKNWIASEKIILKLLFVLKIEKSLKK
- the iscU gene encoding Fe-S cluster assembly scaffold IscU, with the protein product MAYSKKVMDHYENPRNVGSFSSSDINVGSGLVGAPACGDVMKLQIKVNAEGIIEDACFKTYGCGSAIASSSLVTEWVKGKSIQEAESIKNTAIVEELELPPVKIHCSILAEDAIKAAIFDYKNKKI